A single genomic interval of Zingiber officinale cultivar Zhangliang chromosome 4A, Zo_v1.1, whole genome shotgun sequence harbors:
- the LOC121971999 gene encoding protein root UVB sensitive 2, chloroplastic-like isoform X1 codes for MFATKSKLKEPTKEPPRRPDFWIETCDSVSQICRFDSNGRLSVTIASDSRPIIQRVVESFLNKFFPSGYPYSVNEGYLTYTQFRALQHFSSAALFVLSTQSLLFAAGLRPTPAQETAVSWILKDGMQHAGKLICSNMGARMDSEPKSWRILADVLYDLGTGLEVVSPLCPHLFLETAGLGNFAKGMAVVAARATRLPIYSSFAKEGNLSDLFAKGEAISTLFNVLGIGAGIQLSSTVCSSIQGKLIAAPLLSAIHIYSVAEEMRAAPVNTLNPQRTAMIVANFLKSGKISSPADLRYQENLINPGRVIEEAGNVKVGQPLKKVVKNLSTLKELRDIFPSEKFLINRQDKLTYMSLEQSASGEDALRGWLVAAFADAMEKSGHGSGSPVLYAAYEKMESVFPTFLSEVKMRGWHTDQFLDGNGKRYAF; via the exons ATGTTTGCGACCAAATCAAAG TTGAAGGAACCAACGAAGGAGCCGCCTCGTCGCCCCGATTTCTGGATCGAAACCTGCGACTCCGTCTCCCAGATATGCCGCTTTGATTCCAATGGGCGTCTCTCT GTTACAATTGCAAGCGACTCAAGACCTATAATACAAAGAGTGGTTGAATCATTTCTTAACAAATTCTTTCCATCAGGGTATCCATATAG TGTGAACGAGGGCTACTTGACTTATACTCAATTCCGGGCATTGCAACACTTCTCAAGCGCTGCATTATTTGTGTTATCAACTCAG TCGCTTCTATTTGCCGCAGGCTTGCGTCCTACCCCTGCACAAGAAACCGCTGTAAGCTGG ATTCTAAAAGATGGCATGCAACATGCTGGCAAACTGATATGTAGCAATATGGGAGCTAGAATGGACTCTGAGCCAAAGAGTTGGAGAATACTAG CTGATGTGCTTTATGATCTTGGTACTGGTTTGGAAGTTGTTTCACCTCTATGCCCACATCTTTTTCTGGAAACAGCAGGTTTGGGAAACTTTGCAAAG GGAATGGCTGTTGTAGCTGCAAGGGCTACCAGGTTACCAATTTATTCCTCTTTTGCCAAAGAAGGTAATCTTAGTGACTTGTTTGCGAAAGGAGAGGCTATCTCTACCCTTTTCAATGTACTTGGAATAGGAGCTGGGATTCAATTATCTTCCACAGTATGCTCATCAATTCAAGGAAAG TTGATAGCCGCCCCTCTGCTTTCCGCGATACACATCTACAGTGTGGCAGAAGAAATGCGAGCAGCTCCTGTGAACACCCTTAATCCCCAGAGAACGGCCATGATCGTAGCCAATTTTCTCAAG AGCGGAAAAATATCTAGCCCAGCTGATCTTAGATACCAAGAAAATCTTATTAACCCTGGTCGCGTCATAGAGGAAGCAGGGAACGTGAAGGTTGGGCAACCACTTAAGAAGGTCGTGAAGAATCTGTCGACCCTCAAGGAGCTCAGGGACATTTTTCCGAGCGAAAAGTTTCTCATCAACCGACAAGACAAGCTCACTTATATGTCTCTCGAGCAGAGTGCGTCGGGCGAGGACGCATTAAGGGGGTGGCTGGTGGCTGCTTTTGCTGATGCCATGGAGAAATCAGGTCATGGCTCGGGGTCGCCGGTGTTGTACGCAGCTTATGAGAAGATGGAGAGTGTTTTCCCAACCTTCCTTTCTGAAGTGAAGATGAGAGGCTGGCACACTGATCAGTTCTTGGACGGAAATGGCAAACGGTATGCATTTTGA
- the LOC121971999 gene encoding protein root UVB sensitive 2, chloroplastic-like isoform X2, with translation MFATKSKLKEPTKEPPRRPDFWIETCDSVSQICRFDSNGRLSVTIASDSRPIIQRVVESFLNKFFPSGYPYSVNEGYLTYTQFRALQHFSSAALFVLSTQSLLFAAGLRPTPAQETAILKDGMQHAGKLICSNMGARMDSEPKSWRILADVLYDLGTGLEVVSPLCPHLFLETAGLGNFAKGMAVVAARATRLPIYSSFAKEGNLSDLFAKGEAISTLFNVLGIGAGIQLSSTVCSSIQGKLIAAPLLSAIHIYSVAEEMRAAPVNTLNPQRTAMIVANFLKSGKISSPADLRYQENLINPGRVIEEAGNVKVGQPLKKVVKNLSTLKELRDIFPSEKFLINRQDKLTYMSLEQSASGEDALRGWLVAAFADAMEKSGHGSGSPVLYAAYEKMESVFPTFLSEVKMRGWHTDQFLDGNGKRYAF, from the exons ATGTTTGCGACCAAATCAAAG TTGAAGGAACCAACGAAGGAGCCGCCTCGTCGCCCCGATTTCTGGATCGAAACCTGCGACTCCGTCTCCCAGATATGCCGCTTTGATTCCAATGGGCGTCTCTCT GTTACAATTGCAAGCGACTCAAGACCTATAATACAAAGAGTGGTTGAATCATTTCTTAACAAATTCTTTCCATCAGGGTATCCATATAG TGTGAACGAGGGCTACTTGACTTATACTCAATTCCGGGCATTGCAACACTTCTCAAGCGCTGCATTATTTGTGTTATCAACTCAG TCGCTTCTATTTGCCGCAGGCTTGCGTCCTACCCCTGCACAAGAAACCGCT ATTCTAAAAGATGGCATGCAACATGCTGGCAAACTGATATGTAGCAATATGGGAGCTAGAATGGACTCTGAGCCAAAGAGTTGGAGAATACTAG CTGATGTGCTTTATGATCTTGGTACTGGTTTGGAAGTTGTTTCACCTCTATGCCCACATCTTTTTCTGGAAACAGCAGGTTTGGGAAACTTTGCAAAG GGAATGGCTGTTGTAGCTGCAAGGGCTACCAGGTTACCAATTTATTCCTCTTTTGCCAAAGAAGGTAATCTTAGTGACTTGTTTGCGAAAGGAGAGGCTATCTCTACCCTTTTCAATGTACTTGGAATAGGAGCTGGGATTCAATTATCTTCCACAGTATGCTCATCAATTCAAGGAAAG TTGATAGCCGCCCCTCTGCTTTCCGCGATACACATCTACAGTGTGGCAGAAGAAATGCGAGCAGCTCCTGTGAACACCCTTAATCCCCAGAGAACGGCCATGATCGTAGCCAATTTTCTCAAG AGCGGAAAAATATCTAGCCCAGCTGATCTTAGATACCAAGAAAATCTTATTAACCCTGGTCGCGTCATAGAGGAAGCAGGGAACGTGAAGGTTGGGCAACCACTTAAGAAGGTCGTGAAGAATCTGTCGACCCTCAAGGAGCTCAGGGACATTTTTCCGAGCGAAAAGTTTCTCATCAACCGACAAGACAAGCTCACTTATATGTCTCTCGAGCAGAGTGCGTCGGGCGAGGACGCATTAAGGGGGTGGCTGGTGGCTGCTTTTGCTGATGCCATGGAGAAATCAGGTCATGGCTCGGGGTCGCCGGTGTTGTACGCAGCTTATGAGAAGATGGAGAGTGTTTTCCCAACCTTCCTTTCTGAAGTGAAGATGAGAGGCTGGCACACTGATCAGTTCTTGGACGGAAATGGCAAACGGTATGCATTTTGA